gtccctgtcccctgtgaccccgctgtcccatccctgtcccctctgtccctgtcccctctgtccccgtccctgttctgtccctgtcccctctgtccctgtcccctgtgaccccgctgtcccatccctgtcccctctgtccctgtcccctgtgaccccgctgtcccatccctgtcctctctgtccctgtcccctctgtccctgtcccctgtgaccccgctgtccccgcaggcGCTGGCCGAGGAGTACAACCACCTCAAGGACGTGAAGCGGGTGAGTTTGCAGGGCTGAGTTTTGAGCTCTCCCCCCCTCCTTTGGGGAcacccccaatgtccccaaaacGTCCCCAGACGTCTCCTAAAGTCCCCAAATCCCTTCCCAGAGCCCGGAGTACCAGGACAAAAAACGGGAATCCAAAACTCTCCGGAACAAACTCTTCCACATCAAAAGGATGGTGAGCGACTACGACAAGCTCCGGGGCTGACCCCAAAGCcaccaccccaaaaacaaaGGGACATTTTTAGGGGGGACACCCCGAAAACCCCCCCAACTCCCTCCAAAGacttttgtgcctttttttgtGTTAAAAAGACCCAAAATTCCTCGTTTTGAGCCCTCCCCGGTGCCAAGGGTGGGGAGGGATGGTGGCAGCTGTTGATGTGACCCCACccaccccaaaatgtccccaaatgtcccccagACACTTTGGGACCCCCCCAGTGCCTTCCCCTGGTTGTAAATAGGGTTTTTAATGGGGTTTGCACTCCCCTGGCTGCCTtaaaggggttttgggggtcccaaaTTGGGGTTTGGgcgacaaaaaaaacccttttgggttttttttaatttttggggggacccaaatcccaaaatattTCGTAGGGAATTGGTGGGAACTGTGGGAATTGTGtaatattttaattgttttgtaATAAATGAAGTGTAATTGTTGATTTTCATTTGGGGTCAGGGTGAAATGAAAAGGCCAAAATTCCCCTAAATTTAggaggggaccccaaaaaccctcccAGTTTTGGAggggaaatcccaaatccctccacTTTGGGAAGGAAATTCCAAATCTCTCTGTTTAGGAAgagaaatcccaaatccccccaaacctgGGCAAGAGaaacccaaacccccaaaatcccaaatcccccgtcccccaaaaaaacccaaactgaaGAAGAACCCTCGAAATCCCCAATTTTCTACCcgcaaaaaaatccaaatgtcAGGATTTTTATGGAACATTCCCaatttttggggtgggtttgatCTCCCCAGTTCCAATTTTTCTGCTGGATCCCAAATCTAGACCGTTGGGATTGTAGGAAATGTCTTTAATTGGCGTTAATTAATGGGTTTATATGGGGGAGTGAGGGTTCCATCAGCAGGGAATGTTCCCGgaatcccaaaatcctgaaatcccaaatcccaaaatcctgaaatcccaaatcccaaaatcccgagatcccaaatcccaaaatcccaaaatcctgaaatcccaaaatcctgagatcccaaatcccgaaatcccaaaatcctgaaatcccaaatcctgaaattctgaaatcccaaaatcctgagatcccaaatcccgaaatcccaaaatcctgaaatcccaaatcctgaaattctgaaatcccaaatccccaaatcctgagatcccaaatcccaaaatcccaaatcctggctCATTGCAGACCAGGGTTGTAGGAAAGGTCTTTAATTGGCGTTAATTAATGAGTTTATATGGCGAGCGAGGATTCCATCGGCTGGGAGTGGTCCCggaatcccaaaatcccaaatcctgaaatcccaaatcctgaaaTCCTGGCTCATCCTGGTGCCAGCtggggggggtctctgtcccttgTGTGTCCCCTCCATCTTTAGGGCCACTCTGGGGACAACGCCAGGATCCCAAAACTTTTGGGGACAACATTGGGAGCTCTTTTGGGGACAACACCCAGACCCCAAAACTTATGGGGACAACCTCAGGACCCCAAAACCTTTGGTGACAACGCCAGGACCCCAAAACTTTTGGGGAAAACATCAGGACCCCAAAACTTTCAGGGACAATTTGAGGACAACATTGGGACCTCTTTTGGGGACAACAGCAGGACCCCAAAACCTTTGGGGACAACATTGGGACCTCTTCTGGGGACAACACCAGTACCCCAAAACCTTTGGGGACAACATTGGGACCTCTTCTGGGGACAACCTCAGGACCCCAAAACCTTTGGTCACAACGCCAGGACTCCAAAACTCTTGGAGACAATGCCAGGACCCCAAAACTTTCAGGGACAATTTGAGGACAACATTGGGGCCTCTTTTGGGAACAACACTAGGACCCCAAAACATTTTGGAGCAACACCAGGACCCCAAAACTTTTTGGGACAACACTGGGACCTCTTTTGGGGACAATCTCAAGACCACAAAACTTTTGGGGACAATGCCGTGACTCCACAAATTCCTGTGACGACGCCAGGACCCCAAAATGTTTTGGGCCAATGCTGGAACTCCACAAATTCCGGTGACAACGCCAGGATCCCAGAACCTTTCGGGACAACACCAGGACCCCAAAACCTTTGGTGCCAACCCCACAACTCTCCAGGCACAACCCGCGAGGGCGCGTCCCCGTTCCGGCGGGACCGGGAGCCGCCGGCGTTGTGGAGAATCCCAATCCCCTTCCCGGGGAGCGTCCGTCCCCTTGTCCGTCTGTCTCGTTATCCAGCCCATCCcactgtctgtctgtcctgctgcccaggctgtccCGCTGTCTGTCCGTCCCGCTGTCTGGCCCGTCCTGTTCTCCGGCCTGTCCcactgtctgtctgtcctgtcGTCCAGCCCGTCCTGTTGTCTGTTGGTCCCGCTGTCCAGCCTGTCCCATTGTCCATCCCGTCCCATTGTCTGGCCTGTCCTGCTGTCCGTCTGTCCTGTCTCTGGCCCATCCCAttgtcccagcctgtcccatcTTCCGGCCTGTCCCGTTGTCCAGCCCATCCCATTGTCTGTCCCGTCCCATTGTCTGGCCTGTCCTGCTGTCCGTCTGTCCCGTTCTCTGGCTCGCTCCATTGTCCAGCCTGTCCCATTTTCTGGCCTGTCCCGTTGTTTGGCCCATCCCATtctccagcctgtcctgctgtccatccatccatcccactgTCAGTCCGTCCCACTGTCCAGCCTGTCCCACTGTCCAGCCTGTCCCATTGTCCAGCCTGTCCCATTGTCCGGCCTGTCCCATTGTCCGGCCCATCCTGTTCTCTGGCCCGTCCTGTTCTCTGGCCCGTCCCGTTCTCCGGCTCATCCcgccgtccatccatccatcgcGCCGTCCATCcatctgtccatccatccatccatccgtccatccatccgtccatccgtccatcccgccgtccgtccgtccgtccgtccgtccctACTGCCCGGCGCCGTAGGGCCAGTTGAAGGTGCTGCCGGACAGCAGCATGTCGCGGATCAGGGTCTCGATGGGCGTCTTGCCCACCAGGCGCATGAAGAAGAGCTGCGAGATGAGGGCGGCGGGCACGGCGCGCAGCGCGGGCAGCCGCAGCAGCAGGCGCCCGAAGCGCTGCGGCTGCGACGGGAACTGGGAGCGCTCGTACTCCGTCAGCGCCACCTGCGCCTTCTCCTGCAGCGTCTCCACGTGCGCCGGGTCCGACAGCCCGCAGGCGTCTGCAAGGCAACGGCAGCGCGGTTGGAGGGCGGCGGGGATCGGCGGGGGACCCGCTGGGAGTGTCCCCAGGGAATGTCCCCAGGGAATGTCCTCCCGAAATCCAATATCCCCAAGTCCATTGGGAATATCCCCAAATCCACTGGGAATGACCCCAAGGGAATGTCCTCCCAAAATCCAATATCCCCAAATCCATTGGGAATAGCCCAAAATCCAGTgcaaatagcccaaaatccatTGGGAATGTCCCCAAATCCACTGGGAATGTCCCCAAGGGAATGTCCCCGAGGGAATGTCCTCCCAAAATCCAACATCCCCAAATCCATTGGGAATAGCCCAAAATCCAGTgcaaatagcccaaaatccatTGGGAATGTCCCCAAATCCACTGGGAATGTCCCCAAGGGAATGTCCCCAAGGGAATGTCCTCCCAAAATCCAATATCCCCAAATCCATTTGGAATATCCCCAAATCCACTGGGAATGTCCCCAAATCCATTTGGAATATCCACTGGGAATGTTCCCAAGGGAATGTCCTCCCAAAATCCAATATCCCCAAACCCAGTgcaaatagcccaaaatccgtTGGGAATATCCCCAAATCCATTTGGAATATCCCAAAAGCCATTGGGAATATCACCAAATCCATTGGAAATATCCCCAAATCCATTTGGAATATCCCCAAATCCACTGGGAATGTCCCCAAGGGAATGTCCTCCCAAAATCCAATATCCCCAAATCCATTGGGAATATCCCCAAATCCACTGGGAATATCCCAAAATCCATTGGGAATATCTCCAAATCTATTTGGAAGATCCCAAAATCCAATCTCCCAAAATCCATTGGGAATATCCCCAAGGGAATATCCCCAAATCCATTGAGAATCTCTCAAAATCCCAAGTCCCTAAACCCTCAGAAAAACCTGGAAAAACCTCTCCCTACCAATCCCCAACCCCTCAGGAAACCCCACCCCAATCCGTCCCACCCGACCCCAACCCCGAAAACCCTTGGAACAACCTCTCCTTACCCATCCCCAACCCCGAAATCCCTTGGAACAACCCCTCCCTACCCATCCCCAACCCCACAAACCCTCAGaaaaccccaccccaacccCTCCCACCCGACCCCAACCCCACAAACCCTTGGAACAACCTCTCCCTACCCATCCCCAACCCCACAAACCCTTGGAACAACCTCTCCCTACCCATCCCCAACCCCACAAACCCTCAGGAGACCCCACCCCAACCCCTCCCACCCGACCCCAACCCCGCACCGGGCGTGAAGAGCGCGATGGCCTTGAGGCAGCTGTACTCGGCCGAGTCCACCTGCAGCCGGTTGAGCTTCTCCACCTGCTCCTGGAAGACTCGGATCTGATCCATGAAGGCCACCACCCTCTCGGCCGACATGGGCGAGGCGTGGAAGCCGGCGGCCGCCAGCAGCGGCGCCATGTGCAGCGGCAGCGCCGACTGCGCCGCGTTGAGCACGAAGAGCTCGCTCCAGCTCAGCCGCAGCAGGGCCACCTGGTCGGACACGGGCAGCTCCGGGAAGAAGGGGATGTTGCGCGCCCACTCCACGGTGCTGAAGAGCAGGCGGGCGGCCAGCTCGCAGATGTTGTCGATGCCCATGACGCTGCccggcggctgctgctgctgcgcgTACTGCGAGCCGTAGCGCGCCGCCGGGTAGGGCTCGGCGCGCAGCAGCTGCGAGATCAGCTCCGAcaccggctgcccgttgaagaAGTCGCCGGCCGGGAGGGGgttggggctgctgctggagtggctcGGGGGGATTCGGCCCCGCTGGACGGCtgcagggggaggagggggaggatcTTCATCACGaggccaaaaaaaaccccataggGATTTCATCGTGATCCCACACGGATCTTCATCCTGATCCTACATGGATCCTACCGGAAGTTCATCCCAATCCAAAAGAAACCTACTGGGTTTTCGTTGTGATCCCaagatcccaaaaaatcccatcgGATTTTTATCCCAATCCTAAATGGATCTTACTGGATCTTCATCCTGATCCTACATGGATCCTACCAGAAGTTCATCCCAATCCCAAAGAAACCTACTGGGTTTTCACTGtgatcccaaaaaatcccatcgGATTttcatcccaaaaaatcccatcgGATttcatcccaaaaaatcccatcgGATTTTTATCCCAATCCTAAATGGATCTTACTGGATCTTCATCCTGATCCTACATGGATCCTACCGGAAGTTCATCCCAATCCCAAAGAAACCTACTGGGTTTTCGTTGTGATCCCAAGATGCCAAAAAATCCCATCGGATTTTTATCCCAATCCTAAATGGATCTTACTGGATCTTCATCCTGATCCTACATGGATCCTACCAGAAGTTCATCCCAATCCCAAAGAAACCTACTGGGTTTTCACTGtgatcccaaaaaatcccatcgGATTttcatcccaaaaaatcccatcgGATttcatcccaaaaaatcccatcgGATTTTTATCCCAATCCTAAATGGATCTTACTGGATCTTCATCCTGATCCCACACGGATCTTAGTGGATCTTCATCCTGATCCTGCATGGATCCTACTGGGACTTCATGCCAATCCCAAAGAAACCTACTGGGTTTTCGTTGTGATCCCaagatcccaaaaaatcccatcgGATTTCTATCCCAGTCCTACACGGATTTTACTGGATCTTCATCCTGATCCTACATGGATCCTACTGGGTTTTCATCGTGatccaaaaaatcccaatggATTTTCATCCTGATCCCAAAAAATCCTACTGGGTCTTCATTGTgatccaaaaaaatcccatcagattttcatcccaatcccaaaaaaccccattggATTTTTATCCTGATCCCACACTGGTCCTACATGGATCCTACTGGGTTTTCATCCCaacaccaaaaaatcccaccagattttcatcccaatcccaaaaaattccaacaGATTTTCATCCTGATCCCAAAGAATCCCACTGGATCTTTATCCCGATCCCACACGGATCCTACTGGATCTTCATCCTGATGCCAAAAAATCTCTGAATTTTCATTCTGACCCTGCAccaatcccccaaaaatccccaaaaaatgggaaaaaccgatttttttcccccaaaacctgGCATTCCCGAAATTCCCGGGATTCCTCGGGAATTTTTCCCTACCTTCCTTCCTCATGCCCACGCGGAAGCACTTCTTGAGGCGGCAGTACTGGCACTGGTTCCGGTGGTGTTGGTCGATCTGGCAGTCCCGGTTGGATCTGCGGGAATTCTCGGGATCAGACGGAATTCCCGGGAATTTCAGGCCCCCCTCAAATCCATCCCGCAAATCCAGAGCCTGTTCCCTCaaatttttatgggattttccAGGAATGGTTGTTgctgatggggttttttttatggtGATCCTAAAAAATCCCACTGGATTTTTATACTGATCCCGCAGGGATCTTCATCCTGATCCTACATGGATCCTACTGGATTTTCATCCTgatcccaaaaaatccagctGGATTTTCATCAtgatcccaaaaaatcccactgaaTTTTTATACTGATCCCACACGGATCTTCGTCCTGATCCTACATGGATCCTACTGGATTTTCATCCtgatcccaaaaaaatcccgaTGGATTTTCATCCCAATCCTAAAGAATCCCATCAAATTTTCATCccaatcccaaaaaatccaactGGATTTTCATCAttatcccaaaaaatcccactggaTTTTTATACTGATCCCACAGGGATCTTCATCCTGATTCCGCATGGATCCTACTGGATTTTCATCCtgatcccaaaaaaatcccaatggATTTTCATCCCAATCCTAAGGAATCCCATCAGATTTTCATCCTGGTCCCAAAAAATCCAACTGGATTTTCATCAtgatcccaaaaaatcccactggaTTTTCAGCCCTATCCCTGCCACCTCTGGGAAAGTTTTTGGGATTTAATTGTTGGTGGTCCCATGGAAGCGGCTCCAGGAATTCCAAGGAATTTCAGGAATTTCCTGCGGGGCTGGGCCTGAAATGCCTCAGGCAGCGCTGGCCCCAAATCCCACGGGATTCTGGGATAAAGGagagaattcccaaaattcctcagaGCCTGCAAAAGGGATCCTGGCCATGGAttcatcccaaaattcccaaaatccgtGGAAAAGTGGTCCTGGCTCACGCAttcatcccaaaattcccaaaatccgtGGAAAAGTAGTCCTGGCTCACGCAttcatcccaaaattcccaaaattttggAAAAGGGGTCCAAAATCCCTGGAAAAGGGGTCCTGGCCATGGAttcatcccaaaattccccaaatccctgggaaaggctcctgCCTCCCATTCCCACGCAGAACCTCCCCCTCCAAACCCCCCCAATCCCATTCCAGGCTGATCCCAGAGCGGGAAATCCCTTCCCAGCCGGAATTGGGGCGGGAAAAGGGAATTTGGGATGAATTCCAGGCCGGAGCCGCGGGAATCCTGCCACGGATCTTTCTGGAATCCCAACACGGAATTAATTCATCCCCAACATTCCCAGCGTGGCCGGGAACGTGATCCCGATGAAAAGCAGGATCAGGAGCGGCTCTGACGACTTCATCCAGGCCTGAATTCCCAGAAAACGGCCGGGAAGGGCTCGGAGAAccgggaaaaaatgggaattatcccggatatttttttttttttccagcggATGAAAACACCCAGGAGATCCTccaagggctgggagcagcaggaaaagatCCTAAAATtatcctggatttttttttcccccagtggaTAAAACTACAGCGATAATtcatgggaattttgggaaaagctCCCCAGAAATTATCCCGGATTTTCTCCCA
Above is a window of Passer domesticus isolate bPasDom1 chromosome 21, bPasDom1.hap1, whole genome shotgun sequence DNA encoding:
- the NR2F6 gene encoding nuclear receptor subfamily 2 group F member 6, with the protein product MAMVAGAWGEPNGGGAGGTGGGGGGGAEEAASPGGGGSDAEHGEEERPGAGADCVVCGDKSSGKHYGVFTCEGCKSFFKRSIRRNLSYTCRSNRDCQIDQHHRNQCQYCRLKKCFRVGMRKEAVQRGRIPPSHSSSSPNPLPAGDFFNGQPVSELISQLLRAEPYPAARYGSQYAQQQQPPGSVMGIDNICELAARLLFSTVEWARNIPFFPELPVSDQVALLRLSWSELFVLNAAQSALPLHMAPLLAAAGFHASPMSAERVVAFMDQIRVFQEQVEKLNRLQVDSAEYSCLKAIALFTPDACGLSDPAHVETLQEKAQVALTEYERSQFPSQPQRFGRLLLRLPALRAVPAALISQLFFMRLVGKTPIETLIRDMLLSGSTFNWPYGAGQ